A window of Xyrauchen texanus isolate HMW12.3.18 chromosome 10, RBS_HiC_50CHRs, whole genome shotgun sequence contains these coding sequences:
- the mreg gene encoding melanoregulin, producing MMGSAFKRFCVRFCCCCCCEDDDEEEKRPLLSNETLEYFDREAKKRRDQETNLWNEPGDPSHSERDDDRTLYNLLQNRAKTRRGSMGYRRLSIDIEAMREVRREVRDNWKMILENLGFMAEAESLLTVSASASYDRMRNAATARTLLQTLHTETSIFNSKEPPPERYLFILDRLIYLDAAEDFVAKARRFFPPRDYDDDDEEEDVSALSAINLPLLLSRMNQNIPGGEDEEGETTEPEE from the exons ATGATGGGGTCTGCGTTCAAGAGGTTCTGTGTGCGCttctgctgttgctgctgctgtgaggatgatgatgaggaagAAAAGAGACCTTTACTCAG taatgAGACATTAGAATATTTTGACCGTGAAGCGAAAAAGAGGCGGGACCAAGAGACGAATCTGTGGAATGAACCGGGAGACCCCTCCCATTCTGAGAGAGATGACGACCGAACGCTATATAACCTGCTGCAAAACCGAGCCAAAACACGCAGAGGGTCAATG GGTTACCGGCGTTTGAGTATTGACATTGAGGCCATGAGAGAAGTGAGAAGAGAAGTGCGAGACAATTGGAAGATGATCTTAGAGAATTTGG GATTCATGGCTGAGGCGGAGTCTCTGTTGACTGTGTCCGCCAGCGCATCATACGACCGCATGAGAAACGCAGCGACCGCTCGCACGCTTCTGCAAACGCTGCACACAGAGACATCTAtattcaacagcaaagaacctccACCTGAGAGATACCTCTTCATCCTG GATCGGCTCATATATCTGGACGCTGCTGAAGATTTTGTGGCCAAGGCTCGCCGTTTCTTCCCCCCTAGAGAttatgatgacgatgatgaagaGGAGGACGTAAGCGCACTCAGCGCAATAAATCTTCCTCTTCTGCTGTCCCGTATGAACCAGAACATCCCTGGTGGAGAGGATGAGGAGGGAGAGACCACCGAACCAGAGGAATAA